Proteins encoded together in one Lysinibacillus sp. FSL K6-0232 window:
- a CDS encoding aminotransferase class I/II-fold pyridoxal phosphate-dependent enzyme → MSQLETPLFDVLLKHRNRHPIQFHIPGHKKGQGMDPAFREFVGDNVLSIDLINIAPLDDLHSPKGAIKEAQNLAAEAFGADHTFFSVQGTSGAIMTMILTVVGPGDKILVPRNVHKSIMSAIVFAGAIPIFIHPEVDSEYGISHGISPEAVEKALTAYPDTKAVLVINPTYYGFTADLKRIVEIAHSRDIPVVVDEAHGVHIKFHDDLPYSAMEAGADMAATSVHKLGGSMTQTSILNVREGLVSAKRVQAVFSMLMTTSTSYPLLASLDTARRQLAIHGYDLIDDALRLAKDARKRINQIPHLKCAGKEKLHSSATYDMDPLKLLISVKDLGISGHQAEEWLRYNANIEVELSDLYNILCLVTLGDTKKEINLLINALSRMSKTFDSEAAITEAVVNVPEIPALAMSPRDAFYADTEVVPLAEADNCICAEFIMVYPPGIPIFIPGEIITQENIHYIQMNIEAGLPVQGPEDTSLKTIRVIKERKPII, encoded by the coding sequence TTGTCACAATTAGAGACTCCATTGTTCGACGTATTACTTAAACATCGGAACAGACATCCTATTCAGTTCCATATCCCAGGCCATAAAAAAGGACAGGGAATGGACCCTGCTTTCCGAGAATTCGTCGGCGACAACGTTTTATCAATTGATTTAATTAATATTGCTCCACTAGACGATTTACATTCACCAAAGGGCGCTATTAAGGAAGCGCAAAATCTTGCAGCGGAGGCCTTTGGTGCTGATCATACATTCTTTTCCGTTCAAGGTACTAGTGGCGCTATTATGACGATGATTCTAACTGTCGTTGGTCCAGGTGATAAAATTCTAGTACCACGGAATGTTCATAAATCTATTATGTCGGCGATTGTATTTGCTGGTGCAATTCCAATCTTTATTCATCCTGAAGTTGACAGCGAATATGGAATTTCTCATGGTATATCTCCTGAAGCTGTCGAAAAGGCTTTAACTGCTTATCCAGATACAAAAGCAGTGCTTGTTATTAACCCAACTTATTATGGCTTTACGGCTGACTTAAAACGTATTGTTGAAATCGCTCACAGCCGCGATATTCCAGTAGTAGTAGATGAAGCACATGGTGTACACATTAAATTCCATGATGATCTACCATATTCAGCAATGGAGGCAGGTGCTGATATGGCAGCTACAAGTGTACATAAGCTTGGCGGCTCTATGACACAAACATCCATTTTAAATGTGCGTGAAGGACTTGTTTCAGCAAAACGTGTACAAGCTGTTTTTTCTATGCTTATGACTACATCAACATCCTATCCATTGCTTGCGTCACTCGACACAGCTCGACGTCAGCTAGCCATTCATGGGTATGATTTAATTGATGATGCATTGCGTCTAGCAAAGGATGCACGTAAACGTATTAATCAAATTCCGCATTTAAAATGTGCAGGTAAAGAAAAGCTACATTCATCTGCAACATATGATATGGACCCTTTAAAGCTTCTTATTAGTGTGAAAGATTTAGGTATTTCAGGGCATCAAGCTGAGGAGTGGCTTCGTTATAATGCCAATATTGAAGTAGAGCTATCTGACCTATATAATATTTTATGCTTAGTAACATTAGGTGATACTAAAAAGGAAATTAATCTACTTATCAATGCACTTAGCCGTATGTCAAAAACATTTGATTCCGAAGCGGCTATTACGGAGGCAGTGGTGAATGTTCCAGAAATTCCAGCTCTTGCTATGTCACCACGTGATGCCTTTTATGCGGATACAGAGGTTGTTCCTCTTGCAGAAGCAGATAACTGTATTTGTGCAGAATTTATTATGGTATATCCTCCTGGTATTCCAATTTTTATTCCCGGGGAAATAATTACCCAAGAAAATATTCATTATATTCAAATGAATATTGAAGCTGGCTTACCAGTACAAGGACCAGAGGATACATCTTTAAAAACAATTCGCGTTATTAAAGAACGCAAACCAATTATCTGA
- a CDS encoding sensor histidine kinase encodes MGSSIIFKTLKLQTRFAYYSSFLIFIIVTLAGLLFYVTISDALQTQIGNRALYLAETTASRGDVVAAFHTDNPSESLQKISNDIMHAAKATYVVIGDKNGIRYTHPIADRIGKSMVGDDNDRALRNGESYISIADGSMGQSIRGKAPIFDANGSIIGVVSIGYLTSELGNLYFLYLDNIFYTMVIALSIGIIGSIFLSRNIKKQIFNLEPNEIASLLTEKNTLIESVREAIITVNDKGEITTLNNAAANILNLTDKASIIGNSIEQHIPHTHLLNVLMNGEKQLDKLMIVNGHEIIVNRVPMRVNGKIVGAVASFRLQSEIEQMAIELSQVKQYTEALRAQTHEFNNVLYTISGLIQLNASDEALSIIHKEVQGHSSLTQFITNRVKDPFLNGLIIGFFNRARELKIQLIFDEDSYLETFPETIEKSLIISIMGNLLTNAFEEVEKNKEQQPIVRLFIFDNGEEIIFEVEDSGNGLAQEKLDVLFSENISTKDSKYRGYGLRKVITSIHDLNGTLALGEGDLGGALFIVSISKRGTIIHE; translated from the coding sequence GTGGGGTCTTCTATTATCTTTAAAACGTTAAAACTCCAAACACGCTTTGCCTATTACAGCAGCTTTTTAATTTTTATTATTGTTACTTTAGCAGGTCTACTTTTTTATGTCACAATTTCTGATGCATTACAAACACAAATTGGTAACCGAGCGCTATATTTGGCAGAAACAACTGCTAGTAGAGGCGATGTTGTGGCAGCCTTTCACACAGACAACCCATCAGAAAGTCTGCAAAAAATTAGCAATGATATTATGCATGCCGCAAAAGCTACTTATGTTGTCATAGGTGATAAAAATGGCATTCGTTACACCCATCCTATCGCAGACCGTATTGGCAAATCCATGGTTGGTGATGATAATGACAGGGCATTGCGAAACGGTGAATCCTATATATCAATCGCTGATGGCTCAATGGGACAATCTATTCGCGGAAAAGCACCTATCTTTGACGCCAATGGCTCTATTATAGGCGTTGTATCAATTGGCTACTTAACAAGCGAATTAGGGAACTTATATTTTTTATACCTTGATAATATTTTTTATACGATGGTAATTGCACTAAGCATCGGTATTATCGGCTCTATTTTTTTATCCCGTAATATTAAAAAGCAAATTTTCAATCTGGAGCCAAATGAAATCGCCAGCCTATTAACAGAAAAAAATACGTTAATCGAGTCTGTTCGTGAAGCGATTATTACGGTAAATGATAAAGGCGAAATTACAACCTTAAACAATGCTGCCGCCAATATTTTAAATTTAACTGACAAAGCTTCTATCATTGGTAATAGTATCGAGCAACATATACCGCATACACACCTTCTTAATGTGCTAATGAATGGTGAAAAACAGCTTGATAAATTAATGATTGTTAACGGACATGAAATTATTGTAAACCGCGTCCCTATGAGGGTGAATGGTAAAATTGTTGGTGCTGTTGCAAGCTTCCGTTTACAATCAGAAATTGAGCAAATGGCAATTGAATTATCACAAGTAAAACAATATACAGAAGCTTTGCGTGCACAAACACATGAATTTAATAATGTTCTTTATACAATTTCAGGTCTTATTCAATTAAATGCATCTGATGAAGCATTATCGATTATCCATAAAGAGGTACAGGGGCACTCCTCTTTAACACAATTTATTACAAATCGTGTGAAAGACCCATTTTTAAATGGTCTAATTATCGGGTTTTTTAATCGCGCTCGCGAATTAAAGATTCAGTTGATTTTTGATGAGGATAGTTATTTAGAAACATTCCCTGAAACTATCGAAAAAAGCCTTATTATTTCGATTATGGGCAATTTATTAACCAATGCCTTTGAAGAGGTTGAAAAAAATAAAGAGCAACAACCAATTGTAAGGCTTTTTATATTTGATAATGGAGAGGAAATCATCTTTGAGGTTGAGGACTCTGGCAATGGTTTAGCGCAAGAAAAATTAGATGTACTCTTTTCAGAAAATATTTCTACAAAAGATAGTAAATATCGCGGCTATGGATTAAGGAAAGTAATCACCAGCATCCATGATCTAAATGGCACACTCGCTCTTGGGGAGGGCGATTTAGGAGGTGCCCTATTCATCGTATCTATTAGCAAAAGGGGGACTATTA
- a CDS encoding CidA/LrgA family protein, translating to MKRGEMLNENFAAMFLRAVRIIVQIGILNIYYYLGVGIVSYLHIPLPGSIVGLLLLALSLIFKVIKVEYIQDGAGFLIGVLTLFFIPATVGVIDYPELLSGTGVLIILAVIASTLISIYVTGVLTQLIEKKELSKKEAVTEEREGKLTVD from the coding sequence GTGAAACGTGGCGAAATGTTGAATGAAAATTTTGCTGCAATGTTTTTACGAGCTGTGCGTATCATTGTTCAAATCGGCATACTGAATATTTATTATTACTTGGGGGTAGGCATTGTATCTTATTTACATATTCCACTTCCAGGCAGTATTGTGGGCTTGCTTTTATTAGCACTTTCACTCATTTTTAAAGTGATTAAGGTTGAATATATTCAAGATGGTGCTGGCTTTTTAATTGGTGTATTAACACTGTTCTTTATTCCAGCAACAGTAGGTGTTATTGATTATCCAGAGCTATTATCAGGCACGGGTGTGCTTATTATTTTAGCCGTTATTGCTAGTACATTAATCTCTATTTATGTAACAGGTGTGCTGACACAACTTATTGAGAAAAAAGAGCTGTCAAAAAAAGAGGCTGTTACAGAGGAAAGGGAGGGGAAATTGACAGTTGATTGA
- a CDS encoding LrgB family protein has translation MIEAIVVLSTVVMFILFTKLYQRYPHPIMIPLVTTTIVSAVILLVFDIPYATYMQGGEWLQKMLGPAVVALAYPLYNQRAIIMKYKYSILSGLFIGMITGLATIFVLLKWIGVKESWMLTALPKSLTTPVGMQVSEMIGGIPPLTAVFVMIAGFVGAIIGPLVIKYGKLDTAVSRGVAVGSASHGVGLVKLREYGEQELSVGSLSMGLTAVIGAFFCPLFVYLFL, from the coding sequence TTGATTGAAGCGATTGTTGTGTTAAGCACAGTTGTAATGTTTATATTATTTACAAAACTTTATCAGCGCTATCCGCATCCCATTATGATTCCATTGGTGACAACAACAATTGTCAGTGCAGTTATTTTACTTGTATTTGATATCCCATATGCAACCTATATGCAAGGTGGGGAGTGGCTACAAAAAATGTTAGGACCAGCAGTTGTTGCACTTGCCTATCCACTTTATAATCAACGAGCAATTATTATGAAATATAAATATTCCATTTTATCAGGGCTATTTATTGGGATGATAACAGGCTTAGCGACCATTTTTGTGTTGCTGAAATGGATAGGTGTAAAGGAAAGCTGGATGCTAACAGCACTGCCGAAATCATTAACAACACCTGTTGGGATGCAGGTAAGTGAAATGATTGGTGGTATTCCACCTTTAACTGCAGTATTTGTGATGATTGCAGGGTTTGTAGGAGCGATTATTGGCCCACTAGTCATTAAGTATGGCAAGTTGGATACGGCTGTTAGTAGAGGTGTAGCAGTAGGCAGTGCCTCTCATGGTGTAGGGCTTGTCAAACTAAGAGAATACGGGGAGCAGGAGCTATCAGTTGGTTCATTATCTATGGGCTTAACAGCTGTAATTGGCGCATTTTTCTGTCCACTATTTGTTTATTTATTTCTATAA
- a CDS encoding NAD(P)H-dependent flavin oxidoreductase, protein MNWHTRVTELLQVKYPIIQGGLAYLAYADLAAAVSNAGGLGQITAMSLRDPDLLRAEIHKVRTLTDKPFGVNFAIGMHGQGYEDMVRVAAEEEVPVVTMTGGNPAPIFELLAGTNIKKLVLVAARRQAQKAEQLGADAVMVVGQEGGGHLGRDDVGTMVLVPQVVDSVGIPVIASGGIGDGRGWMAAHALGAEGIEMGTRFIATKECVDASEAYKEALLASTEADTTIIKRSIGAPARALRNDFTAKILEIEQQTPTYEALKDYISGSANKRFIYDGDTSQGFGWAGQVTGMIHDIPTVEELINRMVAEAEGIRVKWGQ, encoded by the coding sequence ATGAATTGGCATACACGTGTAACAGAGCTTTTACAGGTGAAATATCCAATTATTCAAGGAGGACTAGCCTATTTAGCATATGCTGATTTGGCAGCAGCTGTGTCGAATGCTGGTGGACTTGGACAAATAACTGCCATGAGTTTACGTGATCCCGATTTATTACGGGCGGAAATTCATAAAGTACGCACATTAACAGACAAACCATTTGGTGTAAATTTTGCCATTGGTATGCATGGTCAAGGCTATGAGGATATGGTACGTGTTGCTGCTGAGGAGGAAGTACCTGTTGTCACAATGACTGGTGGCAATCCAGCACCTATTTTTGAATTGCTAGCAGGAACAAATATTAAAAAATTAGTTCTTGTTGCTGCACGAAGACAGGCACAAAAGGCAGAACAGCTTGGAGCGGATGCAGTGATGGTTGTTGGACAAGAAGGTGGTGGTCATCTTGGGCGTGATGATGTTGGAACAATGGTACTAGTGCCTCAGGTGGTCGATAGTGTGGGCATTCCAGTTATTGCGTCTGGCGGTATTGGTGATGGTCGAGGCTGGATGGCTGCACATGCATTGGGCGCTGAAGGCATTGAAATGGGCACCCGCTTTATTGCAACAAAGGAATGTGTAGATGCATCAGAGGCTTATAAAGAGGCACTGCTTGCTAGTACGGAGGCTGATACAACGATTATTAAACGTTCAATCGGTGCACCAGCGCGCGCGCTACGCAATGATTTTACAGCAAAGATTTTAGAAATTGAGCAGCAAACGCCGACCTATGAGGCGTTAAAAGATTATATAAGTGGTTCAGCCAATAAACGATTTATTTATGATGGTGATACAAGTCAAGGATTTGGTTGGGCTGGTCAGGTGACAGGA